The Amycolatopsis sp. QT-25 genomic sequence TCACCGGTCACGTCACTACTTCGCCCGGACCATGAGTTCCTTCGCAGGAAGGTCTCGGCTCCGATCGACACACCGTGGTCGAACAGGGCGGTCCGCCCGAGACACCCGCCCTTTCCAGGGCAACCGTCTTGAGTGAGCGTGCCCGAGCTGAGTGCCGAACTCACCGCGAAGACCGTCTCGGCGTGCTGCGTCACCAGGTGGGTGCACCGAGGCTGCGGGAGATCGAGCGGGCGGTCTCCCGAACGGCCGCGACGAGGTCGCGACGGGGCTGACGGTCCTCATCGCAGACCCGTTCGATGGCGCCCGTGATCGCGATCGCGCCCACGGTGAGGTTGCGCTCGTCGTGGATGGGCGCGGCGATGGAGGCTTCACCGTGCACGAGTTCGTCACGGTCCATCGCCCAGCCCTCCGCCCGGATCAGGTTGATCTGCTGGAGTAATTCGTCTCGCCGGATGACGGTGGCAGGTGTCTTGCCGGGAAGGTCGATGCTGTCGGCCAGGATGTTCCCGCGCAGGTCGAAACCGAGGAGGGTTTTGCCCAGCGCGCTGGCATGGAGCGGCAGCAGCGTTCCGACTTCCAAGACCTGGAGGCTGTCATCCGGGCGGAACACATGGTGGATGACGAGCACCTTGTTCTCGTGCACGGTGCCGATCCGGACACTTTCGCCCGAGCGAGTGGCCAGGGAATCCGCCCAGCTGAGGGCTCGGGAGCGCAGTTCGTTGACGTCGAGGTAGACGTTGCCCAGGTGCAGCAGCGTCGGACCCAGCCGGTACTTCCCGCCGGCGCCGATCTGTTCGACGAACCCGACGTATTGCAGCGTCTGCAGGAGTCCGTGCACCGTGCCCTTGGGCAGGTTCATCGCGTGGGCCAGTTCGACGACGCCGAGCTGGCGCGACCCCGAGGCGAGCAGTCGCAGGATGGTGGCCGCGCGTTCGACCGACTGGATCCGTTCTGGCACGCTGCCACCCTAACGATGCCATCGGCGCGACCGGAGATCACGACCCGTCCGGCCCCTCCTCGAACGGGGCTTGTCCGCTGAACACCTGGTGGGCCCGCTCGCGGTCGAATTCCTTGGTCCAGGTGCCGATGAGGATGGTGGCGATGGCGTTGCCGGCGAAGTTGGTGAGGGCGCGCGCTTCGGACATGAAGCGGTCGATGCCGAGGATGAAGCCGACGCCGTCGACGAGTTCGGGGCGGTGTGATTGGAGTCCGCCGGCGAGGGTGGCGATGCCGGCGC encodes the following:
- a CDS encoding IclR family transcriptional regulator; its protein translation is MPERIQSVERAATILRLLASGSRQLGVVELAHAMNLPKGTVHGLLQTLQYVGFVEQIGAGGKYRLGPTLLHLGNVYLDVNELRSRALSWADSLATRSGESVRIGTVHENKVLVIHHVFRPDDSLQVLEVGTLLPLHASALGKTLLGFDLRGNILADSIDLPGKTPATVIRRDELLQQINLIRAEGWAMDRDELVHGEASIAAPIHDERNLTVGAIAITGAIERVCDEDRQPRRDLVAAVRETARSISRSLGAPTW